A stretch of DNA from Lotus japonicus ecotype B-129 chromosome 4, LjGifu_v1.2:
tgtAGAGCAAACAAGTGCTTATATGGGTTGGGTCAAAGCATGACCCATCATATTGGGCTTTACGATCatctatttttttgtttattcaaGCAAAAAAAAAGGGCTTTTTATTTGGGTGAGGGATCATATCATAGGAAGCTGATTTCTGTGGCCACAGTCGCAAGATGCTGAGAAGAAAACCTGCGAAAATCGAAGTCAAGATCGAAGACAAAGAAGAAATCGAGGAACATCGCCGCCGTAACGCCACCGCCAACGCCGCCGCAGCAACCACCACTGGCGCCGCCACTCTCATTCGTCAGTTCGATCGCGCCGAGGATCCCTCTTCCAAAGCGCATCGCATTGGCCTCTCCTCTCCATAAACCCTTCTCCGTCCGCTCCCTTTCTCTCTCCCCTTCCGATATGGAGGTCGAGGTCAAGCTCCGCCTCCCCAACGCCGAAGCTCACCGCCAAGTCACCACCCTGCTCGCCCCCTTCCACGTCACCACCCACCGCCAGCATAATCTCTTCTTCGACGGCGCCGCCGCCGAGCTCTCCTCAAAGCGCGCCGTTCTCCGGCTCCGATTCTACAACGACGACTCGCGCTGTGTCGTTTCGCTCAAGGCTAAGGCGGTTCTGGTCGACGGCGTGAGCCGCgtggaggaggatgaggaggatCTGGACCCGAAGGTCGGTCGCGATTGTGTGGCGGAGCCGGGGAAGTTGGGGTCGGTGGAGTCTAGGATTTTGGGGAGGGTGAAGGAGGAGTTTGGGGTTGCGGGTGAAAATGGGTTCGTGGGTTTGGGGGGTTTTCGGAACGTGAGGAATGTGTATGAATGGAAGGATTTGAAGTTGGAAGTGGATGAAACCATGTTTGATTTTGGAACCTTGTATGAGATTGAGTGTGAGAGTGCTGATCCTGAAGAAGCTAAGCGTCTCCTTGAGGATCTCTTGAAGGAGAATGGAATTGATTATTCATACTCTGTGGCGTCCAAGTTTGCAATTTTTCGATCTGGGaaactgccacagtgattgatgTTTCAATCTTTCTGAATTGTAATAGTTTTCTGTTCAAATTTCTTGTTTTCGTTTTTATGTATTTGTCTTATGATCttgtttaaaatttatgtctAAGTTCTAAATGATTATTGGTCTTTTACATTCTGTATTAAGATCATTTTTTTCCTAGGATGTTGTCTCGTTTGTGATTCATGTGTTCATCTATCACACATATGCAGGTTTATACCATTACTGCTAGAGTGCTAGGTTCATCAGCTTCATACCCTTTTTTATCTCAATATTTATATTACTAAACTTACTTGCCCATTGGGCCTATGGTTTTGGTGTTACTGCTATTTCATAATTGCCTATATACCAGATTTTCATAAGAATGTTACTTCAATTGTAAAGGAGACATGAAGTTGATCCATGAGTTATTGTTGTAAGTTTTCTGAGCATTTACAGAGCATATGAGCCCTGAATGTTGCTTAtggttttgacttttgattgATACAATGTTTATGTCATCTTATAGTAAAGAGAAGACTTCCTCCCTACATGACATTCCCTATTTTCTACTGCTACTGTGTCATCTCTAGACTCTAATAAAGTTTTTTAATATATGGTGATATATCTATTGCATGCATGTTCAGAATGTATGGGCAACTGCAGCTTATTCAGCTCCTTCTATTGTTTTAACATTGTATTCTTTTGAAAGGCTGTGTTTGTATCCATTatagattaaaatgaaagtctGCTGATGTTGTACTCAACTCAATTCTGATATTCAAACGATTTTTTACAGGCTTATAAGTGATTGATAATGTTCAGGAGTATATGAAAAAGTCACTCGTGGCTGTTCTTAGTTTTGTGCTCAAACGTATAAGTGTGCTTATGAAGTAGTAATTTCTATCTGTGTTTCAAACATTTTGGATTGAAC
This window harbors:
- the LOC130714061 gene encoding triphosphate tunnel metalloenzyme 3, which codes for MEVEVKLRLPNAEAHRQVTTLLAPFHVTTHRQHNLFFDGAAAELSSKRAVLRLRFYNDDSRCVVSLKAKAVLVDGVSRVEEDEEDLDPKVGRDCVAEPGKLGSVESRILGRVKEEFGVAGENGFVGLGGFRNVRNVYEWKDLKLEVDETMFDFGTLYEIECESADPEEAKRLLEDLLKENGIDYSYSVASKFAIFRSGKLPQ